In Natronococcus occultus SP4, the following proteins share a genomic window:
- a CDS encoding Rossmann-fold NAD(P)-binding domain-containing protein: MTDPGTSTTVSTPCCTSSNTLRPARHVQPGDANSTSSTRTPREADTAHTHAGISKANALLGDEPTRDSREGVREVIDWDRTNREWDEPLVLQP; the protein is encoded by the coding sequence TTGACTGATCCTGGCACGTCGACGACGGTCTCGACGCCATGCTGCACGTCCTCGAACACGCTGCGGCCCGCTCGCCACGTTCAACCTGGGGACGCGAACTCGACCTCGAGTACACGAACCCCCCGCGAGGCCGACACCGCCCACACCCACGCCGGCATCTCGAAAGCCAACGCCCTGCTGGGCGACGAACCCACGCGGGACAGCCGCGAGGGCGTCCGGGAGGTCATCGACTGGGACCGAACCAACCGCGAGTGGGACGAACCGCTCGTTCTTCAGCCATAA
- the aglF gene encoding UTP--glucose-1-phosphate uridylyltransferase AglF, whose product MQAVVLAAGEGTRLRPLTEDKPKGMVEIDEEPILTHCFDQLVELGADELIVVVGYLKERIVEHYGDEYRGVPITYTHQREQNGLAHALLCVEEHIEDDFMLILGDNVFEANLEDVVRRQRENRTDAAFLVEEVPWDEASRYGVCDTNAYGEITDVVEKPEEPPSNLVMTGFYTFTPAIFHACHLVQPSDRGEYEISDAVDLLIQSGRTIDAIGLEGWRIDVGYPEDRDEAEERLRDAELPATAG is encoded by the coding sequence ATGCAAGCTGTCGTACTCGCCGCCGGCGAGGGAACGCGGCTGCGGCCGCTGACCGAGGACAAACCGAAGGGGATGGTCGAGATCGACGAGGAGCCGATCCTGACGCACTGCTTCGATCAGCTCGTCGAGCTGGGGGCGGACGAACTGATCGTCGTGGTCGGGTATCTGAAAGAACGGATCGTCGAACACTACGGCGACGAGTACCGCGGGGTGCCGATCACCTACACCCATCAGCGCGAACAGAACGGGCTCGCCCACGCCCTGCTGTGTGTCGAAGAGCACATCGAGGACGACTTCATGCTGATCCTGGGCGACAACGTCTTCGAGGCGAACCTCGAGGACGTCGTCCGCCGCCAGCGCGAGAACCGCACGGACGCGGCCTTCCTCGTCGAGGAAGTCCCCTGGGACGAGGCCTCCAGATACGGCGTCTGTGATACGAACGCCTACGGCGAGATCACGGACGTCGTCGAGAAGCCCGAGGAGCCGCCGTCCAATCTCGTGATGACCGGCTTCTACACGTTCACGCCCGCGATCTTCCACGCCTGTCATCTCGTCCAGCCCTCCGATCGCGGCGAGTACGAGATCAGCGACGCCGTCGATCTGCTGATCCAGTCGGGCCGCACCATCGACGCCATCGGCCTCGAGGGCTGGCGCATCGACGTCGGTTACCCCGAGGACCGCGACGAGGCCGAGGAACGGCTTCGGGACGCCGAACTGCCGGCGACCGCCGGCTGA
- a CDS encoding AAA family ATPase produces the protein MTKSSSSAVIEFAGNPASGKSTIARGLEDDLTATALPANNRTYSVTHQTESDLTRYGIIIKLALIALIRHPIQSTKILWLLCRTNQRSYVDLLKLSVYALYLRTIYSRSSATTEIEILDQGLFQLLWSILLTGSDCDRTVLYRLLDQFPSPTTHIVVFVETDGTKVVSRLQQRNTNESRLEEIARDRDTNAAEICDEVAGKVARIIETFSRRDCSICTLTIDTEDATVDEAIQAVSEEVTRYQR, from the coding sequence ATGACGAAATCTTCCTCTTCGGCTGTTATTGAATTCGCTGGAAACCCAGCTTCAGGAAAATCAACGATTGCTCGCGGACTTGAAGACGATCTCACGGCAACCGCCCTTCCGGCTAATAACCGGACCTATTCGGTAACCCATCAAACGGAGTCTGATCTCACACGTTACGGGATTATTATTAAATTAGCCCTGATAGCACTGATTCGTCATCCGATTCAGTCAACGAAGATCCTTTGGTTGCTCTGTAGGACGAACCAACGTTCCTACGTCGATCTCCTGAAACTGAGTGTATACGCACTATACCTGCGTACCATCTACAGTCGGTCGAGTGCGACAACAGAGATCGAGATTCTTGACCAAGGACTGTTCCAGTTGCTGTGGTCGATACTGCTCACTGGCTCAGACTGCGATAGGACAGTTCTCTATCGACTCCTCGATCAGTTCCCAAGCCCGACGACCCACATCGTCGTATTCGTCGAGACTGACGGCACGAAAGTCGTTTCGCGACTTCAACAGCGGAACACAAACGAGAGCCGACTCGAGGAGATTGCACGAGACCGAGACACGAACGCGGCTGAGATCTGCGATGAAGTCGCTGGAAAGGTGGCTAGGATCATCGAAACCTTTTCGAGAAGGGATTGTTCTATCTGTACACTCACCATCGATACCGAGGACGCAACTGTGGATGAAGCGATCCAAGCAGTGAGTGAGGAAGTGACACGGTATCAGCGGTGA
- a CDS encoding flippase — protein sequence MSITNKILSGFRIDLLSRFSKTISGGLLAIVLARLLEPSEYGLLYLSISIFTIATLAGKLGLGKSAARYVTEYIEDDPQQIPHIIETAAIALVITLGAVTIGLIVAREHLVVIFGEPGLEPLLLAGAAYVFASGVVSSGRRICQGFKKINWSAYIMILGAVIRPVVAIGLVLAGFGAVGALTGHVIGSLSAAALAVGFVYYQYSGFERGEIKPGLRRQVAEYAVPISLTQNSDTVIKRVDILLVGAFLTPLAVSYYVVAKQVMTFLKAPATSLGYSLSPRYSEQLRRGNLDTASKLYSDALTGVLLFYIPAMVGLVIVAEPTLTLLFGSEYAGGTVVLQILTVYLIAQAVAYITEGGLDYLGRAKYRAYAKGTTAVTNLLLNIVLIPTIGIVGAAISTASSYAVYVAFNVYLMNLELDLNWRSIGRSCAKITAVTAVMAVAVLPVASTITGLVSLVAVVLFGGLVWLTASILVGLIETQEVRSAVPL from the coding sequence ATGTCGATAACTAATAAAATACTCTCTGGATTTAGGATAGATTTGCTATCTAGATTTTCTAAAACAATATCTGGTGGCCTACTTGCTATTGTTCTGGCTCGTTTGTTGGAGCCTTCGGAGTACGGACTGTTGTACCTCTCAATCTCAATATTCACGATAGCGACACTGGCAGGGAAATTGGGACTCGGGAAATCTGCCGCTCGCTATGTGACAGAGTACATCGAGGACGACCCCCAACAAATACCCCATATTATTGAAACCGCAGCTATAGCGTTAGTAATAACGCTGGGAGCAGTTACCATCGGACTGATTGTTGCCCGCGAACACCTCGTAGTGATTTTTGGCGAGCCAGGTTTGGAGCCGTTGCTCCTCGCCGGAGCGGCATACGTCTTTGCAAGCGGTGTTGTCAGCAGCGGACGAAGAATATGCCAGGGGTTTAAGAAAATCAATTGGTCGGCATATATTATGATTCTGGGGGCCGTAATCCGACCAGTCGTTGCAATCGGGTTAGTGCTCGCTGGATTTGGTGCAGTTGGTGCCCTAACAGGCCACGTTATTGGCTCTCTCAGTGCAGCAGCCCTTGCAGTCGGTTTCGTTTATTACCAATATTCTGGATTTGAGAGAGGGGAAATAAAACCCGGGCTTCGTCGACAAGTTGCTGAATATGCAGTTCCGATCTCACTAACACAAAACAGTGATACTGTTATCAAACGCGTAGATATTCTCCTTGTCGGGGCATTTCTGACACCCCTTGCGGTGAGCTATTATGTTGTTGCCAAACAGGTGATGACGTTTCTGAAGGCACCTGCAACATCACTCGGCTACTCTCTAAGTCCGCGGTACAGCGAGCAGTTGCGGCGTGGGAATCTCGACACTGCCTCAAAACTATACAGCGATGCATTGACAGGGGTCCTCTTGTTCTACATTCCAGCGATGGTTGGGTTAGTTATCGTTGCAGAGCCAACGCTTACCCTTCTGTTCGGTTCCGAATACGCTGGTGGGACGGTTGTTCTACAAATTTTGACTGTTTATTTGATTGCACAGGCTGTTGCTTACATCACTGAAGGAGGGCTCGACTATCTCGGCCGAGCAAAGTACCGTGCATACGCAAAAGGTACGACAGCCGTGACCAACCTGCTTCTAAACATTGTTCTCATTCCTACTATTGGAATCGTTGGTGCAGCAATCTCGACCGCCAGCTCGTACGCAGTGTATGTTGCATTTAACGTGTATCTGATGAACCTCGAGTTAGATCTAAACTGGCGCTCCATCGGTCGAAGCTGTGCCAAGATTACTGCCGTCACTGCAGTTATGGCAGTAGCCGTACTACCTGTTGCGTCTACGATTACTGGTCTCGTTTCATTGGTTGCAGTTGTCCTGTTCGGTGGACTCGTCTGGCTTACAGCTAGTATATTAGTTGGATTGATAGAAACACAGGAAGTCCGATCGGCGGTCCCCCTCTAA
- a CDS encoding polysaccharide pyruvyl transferase family protein has translation MKNTIANLSEKASFVGGLGAELITDKLTGDALESEETTKESIVIVGGELFNKGAQAMTFTVVDQLSRRFPEKDIYLFSDRDFERDPTEKEQYAFTIVPWGVSQRIDSMPLSLTYDVPNSVHEDVRSILNDCFFMIDINGYALTSQWGVKKSLLYMSNIAIAKKYSIPLYILPQSIGPFDYPTPQQFLLEPFLSNYLPYPKIICPREDDGVRQLLPYTTDNISRQFDIVLQYDEYNLENIYTERPSIKEIEIESDAVGIVPNARVAERKTDGELDEIYSTTIETLLAAGFEVYILRHSTEDLAICKEIQQLFDDTEAVHLVDDDLSALELERIIDQFEFLIGSRYHSLVHAYKNNTPVIAIGWAIKYKELLAEFGQAQYYFDGRETLSTQELETAISQMIKNRKDEAATVERKRAEILRNDLITDLFEK, from the coding sequence ATGAAAAACACAATCGCTAATCTAAGCGAGAAAGCTAGTTTCGTTGGTGGGCTTGGTGCCGAGTTGATAACTGATAAGTTGACTGGAGACGCCCTCGAGTCCGAGGAAACAACAAAGGAATCGATAGTCATCGTGGGCGGTGAACTGTTTAACAAGGGTGCCCAAGCGATGACCTTTACCGTTGTTGATCAACTCTCGCGCCGATTCCCTGAGAAGGACATTTATCTATTTTCTGACAGGGATTTCGAACGAGATCCCACCGAGAAAGAACAGTACGCGTTCACGATCGTTCCTTGGGGTGTTAGCCAGCGTATCGACTCGATGCCCCTTTCACTCACGTATGATGTCCCGAATTCAGTCCACGAAGATGTTCGCTCAATCTTGAATGACTGCTTCTTTATGATCGATATCAACGGCTATGCGCTCACTTCCCAGTGGGGCGTAAAGAAGTCGCTTCTATACATGTCGAACATCGCAATTGCGAAAAAGTACTCCATCCCGCTCTATATCCTTCCGCAGTCGATCGGTCCGTTCGACTACCCCACACCACAGCAATTCCTTCTCGAACCGTTCCTTTCGAACTATCTCCCATATCCAAAAATAATCTGCCCACGTGAGGATGATGGCGTTCGACAGCTTCTCCCGTATACCACTGACAACATCTCTCGGCAGTTCGATATCGTACTTCAATACGATGAGTATAATCTAGAAAATATTTACACTGAGAGACCGTCGATCAAAGAGATCGAGATCGAGTCCGATGCCGTTGGCATCGTCCCGAACGCACGGGTTGCAGAGCGAAAAACCGATGGAGAACTCGACGAGATTTACAGTACCACGATCGAAACACTGCTGGCGGCTGGTTTCGAGGTATACATCCTTCGACACTCAACTGAAGACTTGGCGATCTGTAAAGAGATTCAGCAACTGTTCGATGACACGGAGGCAGTTCACTTGGTAGATGACGACCTCTCGGCGCTCGAATTGGAACGGATCATCGACCAGTTCGAATTCTTGATCGGTTCGCGGTATCACTCGCTCGTTCATGCGTATAAAAACAACACGCCAGTTATTGCAATCGGGTGGGCAATAAAGTATAAAGAACTCCTAGCCGAGTTTGGCCAGGCACAGTACTATTTTGACGGAAGAGAGACTCTCAGTACACAGGAGCTGGAGACCGCGATCTCTCAAATGATCAAAAACAGGAAGGATGAGGCAGCCACGGTCGAACGAAAGCGGGCGGAAATCCTTCGGAACGATCTGATCACCGACCTCTTTGAGAAATAG